A section of the Neofelis nebulosa isolate mNeoNeb1 chromosome 12, mNeoNeb1.pri, whole genome shotgun sequence genome encodes:
- the FAM163B gene encoding protein FAM163B: MTAGTVVITGGILATVILLCIIAVLCYCRLQYYCCKEESEEDEEEPDFAVHANPPPLPCGRSLVLTNGPALYPAASTSFSQKSPQARTLCRSCSHYEPPAFFLQEPEDEDVRNGGERVAYQSVSQEDAEPPPGAFGGLQALNPNRLSAMREAFSRSRSISTDV, from the exons ATGACAGCCGGGACAGTGGTCATCACTGGGGGCATCTTGGCGACTGTGATTCTGCTCTGTATCATCGCTGTTCTGTGCTACTGCCGGCTCCAG TACTACTGCTGCAAGGAAGAGtcggaggaggacgaggaggagccTGACTTCGCCGTGCACGCGAACCCGCCTCCGCTGCCCTGCGGCCGCAGCCTGGTGCTCACCAACGGGCCGGCGCTCTACCCGGCCGCCTCCACCTCCTTCAGCCAGAAGAGCCCGCAGGCCCGCACCCTCTGCCGCAGCTGCTCCCACTACGAGCCGCCCGCCTTCTTCCTGCAGGAGCCCGAGGACGAGGACGTGCGCAACGGCGGCGAGCGCGTGGCCTACCAGAGCGTCAGCCAGGAGGACGCCGAGCCGCCGCCGGGGGCCTTCGGGGGCCTGCAGGCGCTCAACCCCAACCGCCTCTCGGCCATGCGGGAGGCCTTCTCCCGGAGCCGCAGCATCAGCACCGACGTCTGA